The DNA sequence CTATATCATCGATACACTTATCTTTATTGCAATTGCCATGCATTTTTATTTCTGCAAAAGATAATAGCTTAGCTCCTCTTTTCGCATCTCTCACATGCTCAATCAGCTCTTTGGCATTTAACTCTTGAGATATCCTTCTCCTTAAATTAGAAGCCTTGCCAATGTATAATGCCTCGCCGAATTCAGCATAACGCCGATGGAAAATATAAATACCATAACTTTCCGGTATTTGATATATCAGTTCGTGTTTTCGGTTGTAGTTGATTTCGACAAGATTTATTGGCTCATGCCAGTATAGTTCGGCTGGGCTTGAGTATATTTCGTGCGCACACATTCTGATGTACTGTTCCATAATGAAAAAATTAAATTAGATTTTCTCATGATATTTTATAACGTTCAATATGATTATCACAATCAATTATA is a window from the Dickeya lacustris genome containing:
- a CDS encoding GIY-YIG nuclease family protein, whose product is MCAHEIYSSPAELYWHEPINLVEINYNRKHELIYQIPESYGIYIFHRRYAEFGEALYIGKASNLRRRISQELNAKELIEHVRDAKRGAKLLSFAEIKMHGNCNKDKCIDDIESALIELSMNRGDHLFNTKKTKVHLQEVTSLGEKPSFLEKKLYMYQ